From the Sebastes fasciatus isolate fSebFas1 chromosome 3, fSebFas1.pri, whole genome shotgun sequence genome, one window contains:
- the baiap2l2b gene encoding BAR/IMD domain-containing adapter protein 2-like 2, which yields MSGATSDQLHRSTLTVYLNLMEHFNPGLQKLVALGNSYVTAFQALAVCSEAYFSAVAKMGDQALHTLSSRSLGDVLIQISETQRRLTAEMEGVFRWFQIEVLQAMEKNVKLDEEYIDGSRRVYELEVRNQAENLEKQLRRGAYRDSLENSEYMLYLRQSQQEILKEEERRYRFLAEKHCGLTQSLLFLINKTGTSLQQKADGWKEKVNETRGSRPRTPTHVDQDAQLRGSVSSLLQTVARDEDMSWARREQQALGRVPSRAPSPLPSRSRSRSSSVGESLGLGGGRAMRALVSHPSSSNPKLLPFNRGETVTVLVQEPRNGWLYGRTDSSLRQGWFPAAYVAPVEDFSNTLATSGGSVRSHSMNNLLDPTDTYTDQSEGKSFGDVPPPATPDRRASVDVRPISPLPEKKLESGSETKPGQTKSYNDQPPPPPPPPPPPLPLSQSLRRGSADYRPISPLPDRRAESASDVQALSPHGPPENPLFPRGTNPFATVKLRPTTTNDRSDPQIQ from the exons ATGTCCGGAGCCACCAGCGACCAGCTGCACAGATCAACTCTGACAGTCTACCTG AACCTGATGGAGCACTTCAATCCTGGCCTCCAGAAGCTCGTTGCTTTAGGAAACAGCTACGTCACGGCTTTCCAAG CCTTAGCGGTTTGCAGCGAGGCCTACTTCAGCGCCGTGGCTAAGATGGGTGACCAGGCCCTTCACACACTTTCATCTCGCTCTCttg GGGATGTCCTGATCCAGATatcagaaacacagaggagacTCACCGCAGAGATGGAGGGAGTG TTTCGATGGTTCCAGATAGAGGTGCTGCAAGCCATGGAGAAGAATGTCAAGTTGGATGAGGAGTACATTGAT GGCAGCCGCAGAGTGTATGAGCTGGAGGTGAGGAACCAGGCAGAGAATCTGGAGAAGCAGCTCAGACGAGGAGCCTACAGAGACTCTCTG gagaACAGTGAGTACATGCTGTACCTGCGGCAGAGCCAGCAGGAGAtcctgaaggaggaggagaggaggtatCGTTTCCTGGCAGAGAAACACTGTGGCCTCACTCAGTCGCTGCTCTTCCTTATAAACAAG ACCGGAACGTCTCTCCAGCAGAAGGCAGATGGATGGAAGGAGAAAGTGAATGAGACCAGAGGGTCCAGACCTCGAACTCCCACCCATGTGGATCAGGATGCTCAG CTGCGAGGTTCAGTGAGCTCCCTGCTGCAGACAGTAGCCAGAGATGAAGACATGTCCTGGGCCAGAAGGGAGCAGCAGGCGCTGGGCAGAGTGCCCTCTAGAG CGCCGTCTCCCCTCCCGAgccgctctcgctctcgctccaGCTCAGTGGGGGAATCTCTGGGTCTGGGTGGAGGCAGAGCCATGAGAGCTCTGGTGTCTCACCCCTCCTCATCCAACCCAAAGCTTTTACCTTTCAACAGGGGAGAGACCGTCACCGTGCTGGTCCAGGAGCCACGCAACGGCTGGCTGTATGGACGCACTGACAGCAGCCTGCG TCAGGGCTGGTTCCCTGCTGCCTATGTGGCCCCCGTTGAGGATTTCTCCAACACTTTAGCAACAAG TGGTGGCTCTGTAAGAAGTCACAGTATGAACAATCTGCTGGACCCCACTGACACCTACACCGACCAATCAGAGGGCAAGAGCTTTGGGGACGTCCCGCCTCCAGCCACACCCGACCGCAGAGCCTCCGTCGACGTCCGGCcgatctctcctctccctgagAAGAAGCTGGAGTCAGGCTCGGAGACGAAGCCCGGTCAGACGAAGAGCTACAACGATCAGccgcctccacctcctcccccaccgcctcctcctcttcccctgaGTCAGAGTCTCAGAAGGGGCTCTGCAGATTATCGACCCATCTCTCCCCTCCCTGACAGGAGGGCAGAATCAGCGTCTGATGTCCAG GCATTATCACCCCATGGGCCACCTGAAAACCCTCTGTTTCCCAG AGGCACAAACCCGTTCGCCACCGTAAAGCTTCGCCCCACGACGACCAACGACAGATCTGATCCTCAGATTCAATGA
- the LOC141765030 gene encoding parvalbumin-7-like codes for MSMTDLLKAEEIKKALEAFAGETFDPKKFFEMVGMKAMTAENVRKVFQVLDVDGSGFIEEEELKYVLKGFSKEGRDLTDSETSAFLKAADKDGDGKIGIDEFEILVHEG; via the exons ATGTCGATGACAGATCTGTTGAAAGCTGAGGAGATCAAGAAAGCTCTTGAAGCCTTTGCAG GAGAAACATTCGACCCTAAGAAGTTCTTTGAAATGGTGGGAATGAAGGCCATGACAGCTGAAAACGTCAGGAAGGTCTTCCAGGTTCTGGATGTGGACGGCAGCGGCTtcatagaggaggaggagctcaa GTATGTACTAAAGGGCTTTTCCAAGGAGGGCAGAGATCTGACCGACTCTGAGACATCAGCGTTCCTTAAAGCCGCAGacaaagatggagacggcaagaTCGGCATTGATG AGTTTGAGATCTTGGTGCATGAGGGATAG